ACCGGCATAGGCAATTATACCTATTCTATCGCTTGCCAGTTGGTTGATAATTTCGGAGACCAAACGTTTGGCCTTCTCCAAACGATTGGGGGCAATGTCTTCTGCCAGCATACTTTTACTGACATCAACAGCAAAAACAATATCTACACCTTCACGTTTAACGGTTTCTAGTTTTGTGCCAATTTTAGGGTTGACCAAACCAATGATCAATAAAGCCAAGGCCAATATAAATACCACAAGTTTAATACCACCTTTGTTGTATGAACGGTTGGGCGTTAGCCTTTTTAATAGATCGGTATTTGCAAATTTTTTCTGTGTTCTCTTTTTCCAAACCAATAACAAAAGGAACAGTACCACTATCACCGGAATGATAATAAGCAAATAGAAATATATTTTTTCGTCGTACTGTATCATATTATACAAAGCTTCTAAATACCGTGTTTCTTAATATCCATTCTAACAAAAGCAACCCTAGTGCCAAAAGTGCCCAAAATCTAAATTTCTCTTCGTAACGATAATATTTAAATTCCTCTACTTCGGTTTTTTCTAACTTATTGATCTCATCGTAGATTTCTTCCAATGACTCATTGTCCGTAGCTCTAAAATATCTACCACCCGTAGCACTTGCAATGTCTTTTAGAAGATTTTCATCGATTTCTACTTGTCTCATGCCATATCTAAAAGAACCATCTGGATTGTATTGTATGGGAGTTAAAGCATTTCCGTTAGTTCCTATAGCGATGGTATACGTTTTAATGCCAAATTCAATAGCTAGGTCTGCAGCCGTCTGCGGCTCTATAAAACCAGAATTGTTTACACCATCGGTCAATAAAATGATAATTTTACTTTTTGCCGTACTCTCTTTAAGTCGGTTTACAGAGGTTGCCAGCCCCATACCAATGGCAGTACCGTCATCCAATTGTCCATAAGTAATTTCAGACAGCGCGTTGAGCACTATAGATTTGTCTGTGGTAATAGGTGTTTTTGTGTAACCTTCACCGGCATATACAACAAGACCTATACGATCGTTTGGTCTCTCTTTTATAAAATCTGCGGCAACTTTCTTTAATGCCGATAATCTATTGGGTTTTAGATCGCGTGCCAACATACTTGAAGACACGTCTATGGCCATAACAATATCAATACCCTTTGTAGTTTTTGTTCTGGTAGAAATATCCTCGGTCTGTGGTCTTGCCAGCGCAACTATAATGGCGCCCAAAGCCAGTAATCTTAATAAGAAAAGTACTGGTTTAAGTTTTGGTAAAATACTGTTATGGCTAAATCCTTTGGCACTAGAAATTCGTAGTGATGCAGTTTGCTCTTTTTGTTTAAAGATATACCACACAATTGCCAATGGCAGTAATAGGAACAGCCAAAAGAAATCAGGATTTGCAAATGATATATTATCGAACATTTATGCTTCTGTTTTTACTTCTACCGATGTTAAAATACGGTCTACTATTTCTTGTGCGTATGTGTCTTCTTCTAACCAGGTGAGTATTACATATTGTTGAAAGCCTTTTCCGCCAAAAAGTAATACTGCATATTCGCCATCAATTAATTCTTCCGATTCGGGCATAGGAAACTTGCCACTACCAAAAACCTTAACACCTTTTACCCCGCTAATAGTGCTAAATTCCTCTTGTTTGGTAATGATGTTCTTAGCTCCCTGACTTTCAAAATTTGATAGTATTTGTTCAATGGTCTTATCAAATTCTGGTTCTATATCTTGTTGTGCTAAAGTGATGCTGGTTGTACCAATGTTAAAAAGTGCAATTGGACTTCTATATTCAAAAGCTTGGATATCCGCTATGGCAGCTTTTGCTTCTGCCGGTAATTTTATCTTTTGGCGTACCAGTACTTGTGGGGTTTCTAATTGTATTGGCGGAAAACCATAGCTACTTTGTACCCATTCACCTTCTAAAAGCTCTTTTGTTGGGTGGCCCAGAACAGTGTCTTTTAAATAACCGAAACCAAATTTAACACCGGCAATGGTAATACCTATCAATATTACTGCTACTGCGGATATTACTGCAATTTGTATTTTTTTCTTTTTTGCCTTTCGCTCTAATTCTTCTTGGTATTCAGCTTGCTCCAGCAATTCTTCTTCTGTAGGTTCAGGTAAAGCCTCGTGTGTTTTTTCTACTATTTGCTCAACCAGTTTTCGATCTTGTTCAGCAACAGTTGTAGAAGGTTTGTTCTTTGCGAATTTTACTAAATCTGCCGTTTGTAAAATTTGTTGAAACTGTTTTATAGTATCATCATCTAGTTTTAATTCGCCAGCATCCTTTAGTAGTTCTAACTTTTCGATCAGTTGACCGGTGGTACTCTCTAAAGCAGTTACGTGGGCATCTTCTTCTAAGTATGAACGTACAATGGTGGTTAATTCAGAATAATATTGCTTGTATTCATCTTGAATTAAATACTTGGAGTTTTCTAACTTTTTAAGTTCAAGTAATGCCCTGTCGTATGGTGGTAACAGTGCTACTTTTTCTTCTTCGGTCAATGGTTTTTTGCGTAAGACGAACCAGTAGAAAAGTCCTCCTAAAATCAAAAGGATCAAAAGACCGATAAGTAGGTATTTCCAAAAGGTATAATTACTTTTTTCTACATTGATTATTGGTTTTATGTCATACATTTTCTGATTCAGGGTATCTACAGGAACCGTAGCTACATTGATCAAAGAAGAATCGGTCATAAAACCGGTGCCGTTGATGTCAATACGTTGAGATGGTAATTTATAGGCGCCGGAATCAAATTGGGTTAATGCGTATATTTTTTGGAGCGTAAGCCGATCCTTATTTCTAGTGGTATCCGTTGCAAAGGCTTCAACGGTTTCCAATGGCGAAAATGTTTGCCCTTCAGGAAAAATTACAAAGTCTGTAGAATCTATATCTACGGTAACCTTCCATTGAACCTGTTCACCTATTTTTATAAAAGTTGTATCTATCTCAGTGGATATTCGTGGACTTTCTTGAGCGCTCATTTTAGAGCCGCATAATAGAAATACGAATACGGGTAATACACGTAAAAAGTACGATACACCTATTTTATTTGTTCTATTAGTATAACTCATTCGTATCAACCTCTTCTTTTAAAATAGCCCAATAATTTTTTCACATAACTTTCATCTACCCTACAGTCTAAAACACCGCAACCTGATTTTGTAAAAGACTCCTTGAAATAGGTAACACGCTCTCTGTGAAACTCAGCATAGGCATTGCGTACTTTTTTAGATTTGGTATTCACCAATTGCAATTTGCCCGTTTCGGCATCTTCCATTTGTACCATACCCAAGTTGGGAATAGATTCTTCACGCTCATCATAAATACGGATACCCGTGACATCATGTTTGCTACCTGTAATCTTTAAAGTTTTCTCATATCCTTCATCAATAAAATCAGAAAGCACAAAAACAATGGCTTTTTTCTTCATAACACTGCTCAAAAATTTCAGCGCTTGGGCAATGTTGGTTTTATTACTTTTAGGCTTAAACTCCAATAACTCCCTAATGATTCGCAGAACATGCGTTTTACCTTTTTTGGGCGGAATAAAAAGTTCTATTTGATCGGAGAATAATATTACACCTACCTTATCATTGTTTTGTAAGGCGCTAAAAGCTAAAGTGGCAGATATCTCCGTCACAATTTCATTTTTAAACTGGTTGGTAGTACCAAATAATTCTGAACCACTAATGTCTACCATTAGCATCATGGTCAGCTCTCTTTCTTCTTCAAAGACCTTAATGTAGGGTTCGTTATAACGAGCGGTTACGTTCCAATCTATATTTCTAACATCATCTCCAAATTGATACTGCCGTACTTCACTAAACGTCATACCACGACCCTTAAAGGTAGAGTGGTATTCCCCACCAAATATATGGTCAGAAAGACGTCTTGTCTTAATCTCTATTTTACGTACTTTTTTGAGTAGCTCTTTGGTATCCATTGTAAGGTAAACAGTTTACAGTTTCCGTTTTAAGTATCATTGGTTCAGCACAAAAATAAATCAATGCATAAAAAGCACATGCTGAATAAGTTGTACTGTATTTAAGGAACCTCTATCTCGTTTACAATTTTGTTGATGATATCAACAGAAGTAATATTTTCCGCTTCGGCCTCATAGGTAATACCTATTCTATGTCTTAATACATCATGTACTACGGCACGTACATCTTCTGGCACAACATAGCCCCTTCTTTTTATAAAGGCATAACATTTGGCAGCAGTACCTAAATTGATACTACCCCTAGGAGATGCACCAAAACTGATCAAAGGCTTTAAGCTTTCTAAATTGTATTTTTCTGGATATCTGGTAGCGAAAACAAGATCAAGTATGTACTTTTCTATTTTCTCGTCCATATACACTTCACGAACGGCTTTTTGTGCACTAAGTATTTGATCTATGGAAACAACAGGATTAACCGTTTCATAGCTGCCCTTTAAATTTTGGCGCATGATCAATTGCTCCTCGTTTATTTTTGGATAGTCAATAACCGTTTTCAACATAAAACGATCCACTTGTGCTTCTGGTAATGGGTATGTACCTTCTTGCTCTACAGGGTTTTGTGTTGCCATTACCAAAAATGGTTTGTCAAGTACAAAGGTTTCATCGCCAATGGTCACCTGCTTTTCTTGCATGGCTTCTAACAGTGCCGACTGTACTTTGGCAGGAGCACGGTTAATTTCATCTGCAAGAACAAAGTTTGCGAAAATTGGTCCTTTCTTTATTGAGAAATCATTCAGTTTCATGTTATAGATCAAGGTACCAACAACATCTGCGGGTAAAAGATCGGGTGTAAACTGAATTCTGCTAAAACTACCTTTAACAGCTTTTGATAAAGTGTTGATCGCTAATGTTTTTGCTAGCCCCGGAACACCTTCCAATAATATGTGGCCCTGTCCTAAAAGTCCAATTAATAATCGTTCAACCATATATTTTTGGCCAACGATCACTTTATTCATTTCAAGCATCAATAAATCGATAAAAGCGCTTTCTTGAGCAATTTTCTCATTTACTGCACTAATGTCAATTGAGGTATTTTCTTCCATTTAAAATATTATATTATTGATTGTTAAGGCTTCTAATTTTAACAGTTATGCAAATTGAAAATTAATTCAGTCAGTCGCTGTTAATGATAGGTTAAAAAATTGGAAAAGCCCTTATTTTTATGAACGTTTTAAGGTATTTCTTTTTAATTTCATTAAACAAAATACAATATATTGAAATATTCAAGAATAATTGCAGGAACTATGACCTGGGGCAAATGGGGAAAACAACTTTCTACTGCTGAAATGATAGCTTTAATGAACCATTGTGTTGAAAATAAGATTACTACGTTTGATCATGCCGATATTTATGGAGATTATACAAATGAGGAAGATTTTGGTAAGGCTTTTAGTAAGAGTAGTATCAAGAGAGAAGATGTTCAGCTTATAAGTAAATGCGGAATTCAATTCAACGTAAAAGAAAGAAGTAATAGGGTTAAGCACTATGATTATAATGCCAGCTACATTATTTCATCTGTAGAAAGGTCATTAAAAATGCTACAGACAGATTATTTGGATTTACTCTTGTTACATAGGCCAAGCCCTTTAATGGATCCTTCAGAAATTGCCGAAGCAATAGATAAACTAAAAATTGAAGGAAAGATCAAACAATTTGGAGTGTCCAATTTCTCACCTTCCCAAATACAATTGATAGAGAAAGAGATTCAGGTAGAAGCCAATCAAGTAGAATTTTCACTTTCGTCCAATGGGGTAATGAATGATGGAACATTGGATGACTGCGTAACTTTTGACAGACTAGCCATGAGCTGGAGCCCATTGGGAAGTTATTTTAGGGAAGATTCCAAGGCAAATCTTAGGATAAAAACGGTATTGGCAGACCTGACCAAAAAGTATGGCGCTACAGAAGACCAGTTGCTCTTGGCATGGATTTTAAAACACCCAAGTACTATACATCCTGTGGTTGGTACCGCAACATTACAACGGTTGAAACTAGCCATGGATGCCGTTGAAATTGACATGGAGTTACAAGATTGGTTTATTTTACTTGAGGCTAATGAGGGGCACGAAGTTGCATAATTAAAAAAGAAAATGACAAAAACAGCATTTATTACAGGCGCTACAAGCGGCATAGGAAAATCAACGGCAATTCATTTTGCCTTAAAAGGAATAAACTTGGTGTTGTGCGGTAGAAGACAAGACCGTTTAGATGCCCTTGAAAAAGAATTGGGGAAAGAAGTACAAATTCATTCGTTGAATTTTGATATTAGAAGTAAGGAAGCTGTTCATGCGGCCATAGCATCTTTACCTAGTGAATTTTCTCAAATAGATATTCTAATTAACAATGCCGGTAATGCCCATGGTTTAGATACCATACAAGATGGTAGTATAGATGATTGGGATGCCATGCTTGATATTAATGTAAAGGGTTTGCTATATGTTTCAAAGGCATTGATACCGCAAATGATAGCGCGTAAATCTGGGCATATCATCAATATTGGTTCAACTGCAGGTAAAGAAGTGTACCCAAAAGGAAATGTGTATTGCGCCAGTAAGCATGCCGTTGATGCCATTAACCAAGGTATGCGGATAGATTTAAACGGTACAGGTGTACGTGTTGGTGCCGTTAACCCTGGTTTGGTAGAAACCGAGTTCAGTAATGTAAGGTTCAAGGGAGATGAAGAAAGGGCAGATAGTGTTTACAAGGGTTTTCAACCTTTAAAACCAGAGGATATTGCCGATATTATTTACTTTGTAGTTACCAGGCCATATCATGTAAATATTGCAGATTTGGTAGTTATGCCCACCGCCCAAGCTTCTTCAACAATTGTAGATAAAACGTAGGTCATTAATATTTAGAAGTTTACATTTAAGAAAAATAGCTCAAAATGATCAATAAACGGCTTTTGGTAAAAAACTTGCTCGCACATAATGATGAGAACAGTTTTTACGATAAAAAGCGGTTCATTGCCATTGGGGAAAAGGAGGGGAAAGGTAAATTCTTAAAGCACGTTTGTGCTTTGGCCAATAGCAACCCATCCAATAATTCATTTATTGTTATTGGAGTTGAAGATGAGGATAATAGTATTGTAGGTGTAGATTTTTTTGATGACAGCAAGATTCAGAATTTAGTGAACGCTTATTTGGATAATCCACCGTTGATCTCTTATGAAAATATTCCTTTTCCACATTTGCCCGAAGGTAAAGTTGTGGGCTTGGTTACCATAAAATCTATTGGAAAAATCTGCTCGCTCAGAAAAAACATTTGGAAGTATTATGGAGGTTCTGTTTTCTTTAGGGAAGGCAGTATAAGCTTGCCAAAAGTGTTTGATATTGAATTGAAAGATATTAATTCTGAAGCGGTCGCCACCATTGAGCAACACGCCAAG
The sequence above is a segment of the Maribacter dokdonensis DSW-8 genome. Coding sequences within it:
- a CDS encoding vWA domain-containing protein produces the protein MFDNISFANPDFFWLFLLLPLAIVWYIFKQKEQTASLRISSAKGFSHNSILPKLKPVLFLLRLLALGAIIVALARPQTEDISTRTKTTKGIDIVMAIDVSSSMLARDLKPNRLSALKKVAADFIKERPNDRIGLVVYAGEGYTKTPITTDKSIVLNALSEITYGQLDDGTAIGMGLATSVNRLKESTAKSKIIILLTDGVNNSGFIEPQTAADLAIEFGIKTYTIAIGTNGNALTPIQYNPDGSFRYGMRQVEIDENLLKDIASATGGRYFRATDNESLEEIYDEINKLEKTEVEEFKYYRYEEKFRFWALLALGLLLLEWILRNTVFRSFV
- a CDS encoding DUF58 domain-containing protein: MDTKELLKKVRKIEIKTRRLSDHIFGGEYHSTFKGRGMTFSEVRQYQFGDDVRNIDWNVTARYNEPYIKVFEEERELTMMLMVDISGSELFGTTNQFKNEIVTEISATLAFSALQNNDKVGVILFSDQIELFIPPKKGKTHVLRIIRELLEFKPKSNKTNIAQALKFLSSVMKKKAIVFVLSDFIDEGYEKTLKITGSKHDVTGIRIYDEREESIPNLGMVQMEDAETGKLQLVNTKSKKVRNAYAEFHRERVTYFKESFTKSGCGVLDCRVDESYVKKLLGYFKRRG
- a CDS encoding AAA family ATPase, yielding MEENTSIDISAVNEKIAQESAFIDLLMLEMNKVIVGQKYMVERLLIGLLGQGHILLEGVPGLAKTLAINTLSKAVKGSFSRIQFTPDLLPADVVGTLIYNMKLNDFSIKKGPIFANFVLADEINRAPAKVQSALLEAMQEKQVTIGDETFVLDKPFLVMATQNPVEQEGTYPLPEAQVDRFMLKTVIDYPKINEEQLIMRQNLKGSYETVNPVVSIDQILSAQKAVREVYMDEKIEKYILDLVFATRYPEKYNLESLKPLISFGASPRGSINLGTAAKCYAFIKRRGYVVPEDVRAVVHDVLRHRIGITYEAEAENITSVDIINKIVNEIEVP
- a CDS encoding aldo/keto reductase; amino-acid sequence: MKYSRIIAGTMTWGKWGKQLSTAEMIALMNHCVENKITTFDHADIYGDYTNEEDFGKAFSKSSIKREDVQLISKCGIQFNVKERSNRVKHYDYNASYIISSVERSLKMLQTDYLDLLLLHRPSPLMDPSEIAEAIDKLKIEGKIKQFGVSNFSPSQIQLIEKEIQVEANQVEFSLSSNGVMNDGTLDDCVTFDRLAMSWSPLGSYFREDSKANLRIKTVLADLTKKYGATEDQLLLAWILKHPSTIHPVVGTATLQRLKLAMDAVEIDMELQDWFILLEANEGHEVA
- a CDS encoding SDR family NAD(P)-dependent oxidoreductase, coding for MTKTAFITGATSGIGKSTAIHFALKGINLVLCGRRQDRLDALEKELGKEVQIHSLNFDIRSKEAVHAAIASLPSEFSQIDILINNAGNAHGLDTIQDGSIDDWDAMLDINVKGLLYVSKALIPQMIARKSGHIINIGSTAGKEVYPKGNVYCASKHAVDAINQGMRIDLNGTGVRVGAVNPGLVETEFSNVRFKGDEERADSVYKGFQPLKPEDIADIIYFVVTRPYHVNIADLVVMPTAQASSTIVDKT